Genomic segment of Streptomyces sp. NBC_01210:
GCCGCTCGGCCGCAAGCTGAGCCAGCTGCCCGTCGACCCGCGACTGGCCCGCATGGTCATCGAGGCCGACAAGAACGGCTGTGTACGCGAGGTCATGGTGATCGCGGCCGCGCTCTCCATCCAGGACCCGCGCGAGCGGCCCGCCGACAAGCAGACGCAGGCCGACCAGCAGCACGCCCGCTTCAAGGACGAGACCTCCGACTTCCTCGCCTTCCTCAATCTCTGGCGCTATATCCGCGAGCAGCAGAAGGAGCGCGGCTCCTCCAGCTTCCGCCGGATGTGCAAGCAGGAGTATCTGAACTTCCTGCGCATCCGCGAGTGGCAGGACATCTACGCGCAGCTGCGTACAGTCGCCAAGCAGATGGGCCTGCATCTCGAGGAGTCCTCGGCGGACGCAGTCGCTCCCGAGCAGTCCGTCCACACCTCCCTGCTGGCCGGTCTGCTCTCGCACATCGGCCTCAAGGACACCGACAAGAACGAGTATCTGGGCGCCCGCAGCGCCAAGTTCGCGGTCTTCCCCGGCTCGGCGCTCTTCAAGAAGCCTCCGCGCTTCATCATGTCGGCGGAGCTCGTCGAGACCTCGCGGCTGTGGGCCCGCGTCAACGCCAGGGTCGAGCCGGAGTGGATCGAGCCGCTCGCCCAGCATCTGATCAAGCGCACCTACAGCGAGCCGCACTGGGAGAAGGACGCTGCGGCGGTGATGGCGTACGAGAGGGTCACGCTGTACGGCGTGCCGATCGTCGCGCAGCGCAAGGTGAACTACGGGCGGATCGACCCGGAGACGTCCCGCGATCTGTTCATCCGCAACGCACTGGTCGAGGGCGATTGGCGTACGCACCACAAGTTCTTCGCCGACAACCGCAAACTCCTCACCGAGGTCGAGGAGTTGGAGCACCGCGCACGCCGCCGCGACATCCTGGTGGACGACGAGACGCTCTTCGACTTCTACGACCAGCGGGTGCCCGAACATGTCGTGTCGGGAGCGCACTTCGACTCCTGGTGGAAGCACAAGCGCCGGGACGAGCCCGAACTTCTCGATTTCGAGCGCGAGATGCTCATCAACGAGAAGGCCGGATCGGTCACCAAGGACGACTATCCGGACTCCTGGCGCCAGGGTGCGCTGAAGTTCCGGGTGACGTACCAGTTCGAGCCGGGCGCGGACGCGGACGGCGTGACCGTCCACATCCCTCTCCAGGTGCTCAACCAGGTCACCTCCGAGGGCTTCGACTGGCAGATCCCGGGCCTGCGCGAGGACGTGGTGATGGAGCTGATCCGCTCCCTCCCCAAGCCGATCCGTCGGCACTACGTCCCGGCGCCGAACTACGCGAAGGCGTTTCTGGAGCGGGCCGTGCCCCTGCAGGAGCCGCTGCCCACCACGCTCGCGCGTGAGCTGCAGCGCATGGTCGGCGTCCCGGTCACAGCCGACGACTTCGACCTGACCCGGATTCCCGATCACCTGAAGATCACGTTCCGGATCGTCGACGAGCGCCGCAAGAAGCTCGCCGAGAACAAGGATCTGGAGGCGCTGAAGCTCCAGCTGAAGCCGAAGGCACGCCAGGCCCTCTCCAAGGCCGCGGCGGCGACCGCGGGCCCCTCGGGCGAGTCCATCGAGCGTTCGGGCCTCACGGACTGGACGATCGGCACGCTGACCCGAGTCTTCGAGACCCGGCGCGCGGGCCAGCCGGTCAAGGCGTACCCGGCCCTGGTGGACGACGGCGCGAACGTCTCGGTACGCCTCTTCGACACCGAGGCCGAGCAGCAGCAGGCGATGTGGCGGGGCACGCGGCGGCTGATCCTGCTCAACATTCCGGTGAACCCTGCCAAGTTCGCCTCGGACAAGCTCAACAACCAGCAGAAGCTGGCGCTGTCCCGTAACCCTCACGGCTCGATCCAAGCGCTCTTCGACGACTGCGCCATGGCCGCGGCGGACAAGCTGATCGCCGACCACGGCGGTCCGGCCTGGGACGAGGAGTCGTTCCGCAAGCTGTACGACAAGGTGCGTGCCGACCTCGTCGACGCGACGGTACGGACCGTGGGCCAGGTGCAGCAGATCCTGGCCGCCTGGCAGGCCTGCGAGCGCCGTCTGAAGGCCACGAACAGCCTGACGCTCGTCAACAACGTCCAGGACGTACGAGAGCAGCTCGCGGCCCTCATGCCGGCGGGCTTCGTCACCAGGACGGGCCTGCGGCGGCTGCCGGACCTGATGCGCTACCTGGTCGCGGTGGACCGCCGGCTGCAGCAGATGCCGACGGGCGTGCAGCGCGACACGACGCGCATGGACAAGGTCCACGAGATGCAGGACGAGTACGCCTGGCTGCTGGAGCAGATGCCGCAGGGCCGCCCGGTCCCGCAGGAGGTCCTGGACATCCGCTGGATGATCGAGGAGCTGCGGGTGAGCTACTTCGCGCACGCGCTGGGCACGGCGTATCCGGTCTCCGACAAGCGCATCGTCAAGGCGATCGACGCGGCGGCGCCGTGACCGGCGGGGCTGCTTGCATCGAGTTCGACCGCACCCCCTGACCTGCTGTACAGTCTCTCTCGCAGCCAACGCACAGTTAGAGGCTGCGAAACCTGGTCCTGTGGAGCAGTTTGGAGTGCTCGCCACCCTGTCAAGGTGGAGGCCGCGGGTTCAAATCCCGTCAGGACCGCAGTAGATCGAAGGCCCGTATCCCTGGGGGATGCGGGCCTTCGTCGTGCCTTGCCCCCACGCTGCGTCGTACGGCGGTCTTGACGGCGTCATCTGCCACCGGTACCCAGTCATTAGAGGACGGCACACACCCGGAGGTGACGTGCATGGCGGCGTCCGCAGCGAGGCAGCACGAGACCAGAGCGCTTCTACGCGCCCACCTGAAGGCCGCGTCCGGCTATCGGCATCTCACGCGGCACTGCCCCATATGCCATCGCCTCCAGCGGCTCGCCATGGAACTGCCCATGTCCGCCCCCACGTCCGTCCCCGCGCTCACCCCTACAGCCGAGGACAAAGGTCCTGCGACTGAGTGACCTACGCCTCGTTACCGCCGGTTTTTTCGGTGACAGCCGCGTCTTTGGCAAGAGTTGTGCGGTGTGACGGGTGTCACCGGGTGGGTTTTCGAAAGCGGGGAACTTACCCCCTTCTTACAAGCAACCAATTTAATATGTGCAATTGCACCACCCTCCGGGCACTTCCCCGGCCGCCGGCCGCCCCCACCCGCAGCAGCCTCCACGGCTCACCCAGGCCCGCCTGCGGGTCACCCCGGCCTGCCTGCGGGCACAAAAAAGATCGCGCTGGACCCGGCGGAGTCCAGCGCGATCAATGACGAAGTCTGTTGGGGCAGACGGCCGCCATGTGGCGCTATCGGTGGGCTTGCCCGGGATGGGGGTCCCGGAAATGCCCGATCAATGGGGTGTTCAGGCCTCGCTACGCTGCTGCGGAATACCCGCAAGCAGTGCGCGGACCTCTGCCTCGCGGTACCGACGATGTCCACCGAGCGTGCGGATGGACGTGAGCTTGCCAGCCTTGGCCCAGCGGGTGACCGTCTTCGGGTCCACGCGGAACATCGTGGCAACCTCAGCCGGGGTCAGCAGCGGCTCGGCATCAGGGGTGCGAGCGGTCATGAGCGGCCTCCTCGGGAGAACCGAACCATCTCGGTTCTTTCCTCTAAATTCTGCACCTTGACCCGCGTTGCCCGAAATGGCGGACGCGGGTCGAGTCGGTTATAGGACGAACGGCTTGTCCTCGGCACTACAACTACACCATCCGTCCAGCCACGTCGGCCAAACCGATGGAATTGCCCTCTGAGGTGTTCATCAGCGGCGGAAGCCGATGGACCATGCCATAACGGACAGTCACGACACAGTGACGATCAGTCACAGGATGATCAGGAGTCATCAGACCCCCCATAGAGTGCAATGCCGAGTATTCCGCCCTTACTTGGACGGAAGGAGCCCTCACCGGGCTCCTTGTCCTATTTTGACACGAGGGTGGGTGATGGGCGCAAGGGGCCAGTAAGTGCCGTCCGTCACGCTTGATACAAAGGCCCGGAACGGGACCTACGTCCTGGACCGATGAGCTCAGCGGTCCCCAGAACGCTCAATTTGCGGACTGAAGGTCCCTGACGGCCCGCCAGCGCTCCACAAGACGCGCGTACGCCTCGCCCGCTCCTTCACCGTCTCCGGCCCGCAGTGCCGCGATCCCCTCGGCCACATCCGCCGCCGAGCGGTCCTCGGCGAGCTGCGGTCCGGGAAGAGCGTGCACCAGGCCGCCGTAGTCCAGCTCGACCAGGGAGCGCGGATGGAATTCCTCCAGCCACCGCCCCACATCTACCAGGCCTTCGGTCAGCTGTCCCTCGTCGATCGTCTCTCTCAGCGTCTTCAGCGCGCGGGCCACCCGCCGCCGGGCCTGCACCATCGGCGTCCGGTAGCGCAGTACCGGCGCGGCGGGCCCGGCGGGCTCGTACTCGCGCTCCTCGTCCGAGAAGAGCGCGAACCAGCGCACCGGGATCTGCCAGACCGACGTCCTGATCCACGGCCGCGCGTCCGGGTTGCGCTCGCGCCACTGCTCGTAGTCCGCGGCGGCCTGCCCGCGCACCACCGGCGGCAGCACCGCGTCGAGGAGAGGCGCCGGCAGCTGCTCCGCCAGCTCCTCCAGGGCCAGCCAGCCGCGCAGCCGGGTCCGCCACGGGCAGACGCACACCACCCCGTCCACCTCCGTCACAAAGGCGTCGGCGCTCTCGTGGACCGGCACCGGGACCGGCGGCGTGGGCAGCAAGTCGGCCAGCGAGCGCCGCAGTTCGTCCTGGGCGGTGGGGGTGGTTTCCCGGCGGGCGTAGCGGGCCCAGTGGCTCCGCTCGGGCTCGGGAAAGGCCGCCAGCGGCTCGTACACCCGCAGGTAGGCCGCGTAGGGAACGAGGACCGAGGACAGCGCTGGCATGCCGCGAATCCTTCCACGCCGGTACTCCGCCAGGGGGTGATCCTCAGCACTGCGTCGGATCTACGCACGCGTAGGACTTACCCTCGTCCCCAACTGGGCCTTCCCCACCCACAGGAGGGCCTTCCTCCGCCGCTTCGTACCTGGGAGTCACCACCGTGACCGATCTGACCGACGGCGTCCTGCACACCCTGTTCCAATCGGATCAGGGCGGCCACGAGCAAGTCGTGCTGTGCCAGGACCGCGCCTCCGGGCTGAAGGCCGTCATCGCCATCCACTCGACCGCTCTGGGCCCGGCCCTGGGCGGCACCCGTTTCTACCCGTACGCCACCGAGGCAGAGGCCGTCGCGGACGCGCTGAACCTCTCCCGCGGGATGTCGTACAAGAACGCCATGGCCGGGCTCGACCACGGC
This window contains:
- the hrpA gene encoding ATP-dependent RNA helicase HrpA, with the protein product MSTSFADLQTLLAGVSLRDAQRLGRRLEGARRIRKPEARQAVLDEIASEAERSAARVTRRAEGVPEVTYPEQLPVSQKKDVILEAIRDHQVVIVAGETGSGKTTQIPKICLELGRGVRGMIGHTQPRRLAARTVAERVAEELRTPLGEAVGWKVRFTDQVNQDTTFVKLMTDGILLAEIQTDRELSAYDTIIIDEAHERSLNIDFLLGYLAQLLPKRPDLKVIITSATIDPERFSRHFGNAPIVEVSGRTYPVEVRYRPLLEDESEESDRDQITAICDAVEELQSEGKGDILVFLSGEREIRDTADALNKKQYPRAGGAIGHSTEVLPLYARLSHAEQHRVFQPHTGRRIVLATNVAETSLTVPGIKYVIDPGTARISRYSHRTKVQRLPIERISQASANQRKGRCGRTSDGICIRLYAEDDFVSRPEFTDAEILRTNLASVILQMTAAGLGDIEKFPFIDPPDHRNIRDGVQLLQELGAFDPVQKDPKKKLTPLGRKLSQLPVDPRLARMVIEADKNGCVREVMVIAAALSIQDPRERPADKQTQADQQHARFKDETSDFLAFLNLWRYIREQQKERGSSSFRRMCKQEYLNFLRIREWQDIYAQLRTVAKQMGLHLEESSADAVAPEQSVHTSLLAGLLSHIGLKDTDKNEYLGARSAKFAVFPGSALFKKPPRFIMSAELVETSRLWARVNARVEPEWIEPLAQHLIKRTYSEPHWEKDAAAVMAYERVTLYGVPIVAQRKVNYGRIDPETSRDLFIRNALVEGDWRTHHKFFADNRKLLTEVEELEHRARRRDILVDDETLFDFYDQRVPEHVVSGAHFDSWWKHKRRDEPELLDFEREMLINEKAGSVTKDDYPDSWRQGALKFRVTYQFEPGADADGVTVHIPLQVLNQVTSEGFDWQIPGLREDVVMELIRSLPKPIRRHYVPAPNYAKAFLERAVPLQEPLPTTLARELQRMVGVPVTADDFDLTRIPDHLKITFRIVDERRKKLAENKDLEALKLQLKPKARQALSKAAAATAGPSGESIERSGLTDWTIGTLTRVFETRRAGQPVKAYPALVDDGANVSVRLFDTEAEQQQAMWRGTRRLILLNIPVNPAKFASDKLNNQQKLALSRNPHGSIQALFDDCAMAAADKLIADHGGPAWDEESFRKLYDKVRADLVDATVRTVGQVQQILAAWQACERRLKATNSLTLVNNVQDVREQLAALMPAGFVTRTGLRRLPDLMRYLVAVDRRLQQMPTGVQRDTTRMDKVHEMQDEYAWLLEQMPQGRPVPQEVLDIRWMIEELRVSYFAHALGTAYPVSDKRIVKAIDAAAP
- a CDS encoding DUF6274 family protein; translated protein: MAASAARQHETRALLRAHLKAASGYRHLTRHCPICHRLQRLAMELPMSAPTSVPALTPTAEDKGPATE
- the bldC gene encoding developmental transcriptional regulator BldC gives rise to the protein MTARTPDAEPLLTPAEVATMFRVDPKTVTRWAKAGKLTSIRTLGGHRRYREAEVRALLAGIPQQRSEA